A single window of Tolypothrix sp. NIES-4075 DNA harbors:
- a CDS encoding lipase/acyltransferase domain-containing protein: MTDFEQTVHPVVLIPGLAGSRIKTKDRGGLYKDNLWMSLEMLQLLPQDGTNQKSEEESSQSGASVAGFNVPEYELKAEETPEPGAEWKRHMKVNVYGKNKIFDGVTPLIEVEEPELENGKPKKYNKPVEGLEGIENFLPNIAFTEYNTRYYEELVYTLTRKVKNILGIPTAYYEEDRNLIGAPYDWRIAPGGLEVRYSYFTKLKAKIEELNNNVKQEKNKGVVIIAQSMGNRVTQYFLQWVKNTQLNDEKLWGQEWIDQHIFRYIAVSPPWLGAPMSIRMLVTDDGLKIGTAALSGMKEVIQSYSSVPWLLPVTQEHYQYFNTQDFGFLKKGSEQTKDNFVAIDIKTTLEKGGADSTLSYLEKFYETDPFITEEPQKLGDKLVECPPVKQLSVIYSTGFPTAVGAYYEEVEGGLKVADYLGKNDENGVPSPLPDGDFIVRNGVRVETSNTLQSIDNERNCGDGIVPYGSLTYFKTWQEDPDIKAQTRIKGYAFQGGVSSHSEILRDPRVITRILILIGLVQPPKGEEI, encoded by the coding sequence ATGACCGATTTTGAGCAAACAGTTCATCCTGTAGTATTGATTCCAGGGCTGGCAGGATCGAGGATAAAAACAAAAGACAGGGGGGGGTTGTATAAAGATAACCTTTGGATGAGTCTAGAAATGCTACAACTCTTACCGCAAGACGGAACTAATCAAAAAAGTGAAGAGGAAAGTTCGCAATCTGGGGCATCAGTAGCGGGATTTAACGTACCAGAATATGAATTAAAGGCAGAAGAAACTCCCGAACCTGGAGCTGAGTGGAAAAGACATATGAAAGTGAATGTCTATGGCAAAAATAAGATCTTTGATGGCGTAACCCCACTAATAGAAGTAGAAGAACCGGAACTAGAAAATGGCAAACCGAAAAAATATAATAAGCCGGTGGAAGGATTAGAAGGGATTGAAAATTTCCTTCCAAATATTGCATTCACTGAATACAACACTAGGTATTATGAGGAATTAGTATATACCTTGACAAGAAAGGTTAAAAACATTCTCGGGATACCTACGGCTTATTACGAGGAGGATAGAAATTTAATAGGCGCCCCTTATGATTGGCGAATCGCTCCAGGAGGTTTGGAAGTGCGGTACAGTTATTTCACAAAACTCAAGGCGAAGATAGAGGAGTTAAACAACAACGTAAAGCAGGAGAAGAACAAAGGTGTAGTAATAATAGCCCAAAGCATGGGAAATAGGGTAACTCAATATTTCTTACAGTGGGTCAAAAATACTCAATTAAATGACGAAAAATTGTGGGGACAAGAGTGGATAGATCAACATATATTCCGATATATAGCAGTCAGCCCACCGTGGTTAGGTGCGCCAATGTCAATTCGGATGTTGGTGACAGATGATGGATTAAAGATAGGAACAGCAGCATTATCGGGGATGAAAGAGGTAATACAATCCTATTCGAGTGTTCCTTGGTTATTGCCCGTAACACAAGAACATTACCAATATTTCAATACACAAGATTTTGGGTTTCTCAAAAAAGGCTCTGAGCAAACAAAAGATAACTTTGTGGCAATAGATATCAAAACTACCTTAGAAAAAGGAGGAGCTGATAGTACGCTGTCATATCTAGAAAAATTTTATGAAACTGATCCTTTCATAACTGAAGAACCACAAAAATTAGGGGACAAACTGGTAGAATGTCCACCCGTCAAGCAATTGAGTGTCATTTATTCAACTGGTTTCCCCACAGCAGTAGGAGCATACTACGAGGAAGTGGAGGGAGGACTGAAAGTAGCGGATTACTTGGGTAAGAACGACGAAAACGGCGTACCCTCACCATTACCAGACGGAGACTTCATTGTCAGAAATGGAGTAAGAGTAGAAACAAGTAACACACTACAAAGTATAGATAATGAACGCAATTGTGGAGATGGAATAGTTCCCTATGGTAGCTTGACATATTTTAAGACATGGCAGGAAGACCCAGATATAAAGGCACAAACAAGAATAAAAGGATATGCGTTTCAGGGGGGTGTATCAAGTCATAGCGAAATTCTGCGCGACCCAAGGGTGATCACAAGAATCCTGATTTTGATAGGTCTTGTACAACCGCCAAAGGGTGAAGAAATTTAG
- a CDS encoding site-specific integrase: MSNENDKWISSDTRTKKLVIRFWVKNFPKQFFISTGLKDTKPNRGLVRSRRDAIAIDIALGRFDPTLESYKFKATKNKIAAPVFNPCKSELDLQQIWDKYVEFKSVQIEKTTILTRYRTITKFITRLPSYSLDDAPKIRDFILSNLTHYMAWEALMYFSRCCEWAVDSGLITNNPFSKLKIYKPKKKSMDDERQAFTIEQRDLIIQTFEQHPLHSHYAPLVKFLFWTGVRPGEAFALTWEDIDNICCRITINKSCNVHKIKKSTKNNKKRVFRCRVGSKLQNLLLSIRPTHCNPANLVFLSKSNQPMNSAIMFGFWNEWKSGKSKYCGVVKSLANAGKIPYLKPYATRHTFVTWAISSGTSPDKVALWIGDTVETVLKHYCHPEIIEAECPDF, encoded by the coding sequence ATGAGCAATGAAAATGACAAGTGGATTAGCAGTGACACCCGCACTAAAAAGCTAGTTATTCGTTTTTGGGTTAAAAATTTTCCAAAACAATTTTTCATTTCAACTGGGTTGAAAGATACGAAGCCTAATAGAGGGCTTGTTCGCTCCCGTCGCGATGCGATAGCCATTGATATTGCTTTAGGGAGATTTGACCCAACGCTTGAGAGCTACAAATTTAAAGCAACTAAAAATAAAATTGCAGCACCAGTGTTTAATCCATGTAAATCGGAGCTGGACTTACAACAGATATGGGATAAATACGTAGAGTTTAAATCCGTCCAAATTGAGAAAACAACAATCCTGACTAGATATCGGACGATCACTAAGTTTATTACTCGTTTGCCTAGTTATTCATTGGATGATGCCCCAAAAATCAGAGATTTTATTCTCAGCAATTTAACTCATTACATGGCATGGGAAGCATTAATGTATTTTAGTCGCTGCTGTGAGTGGGCTGTAGATTCTGGTTTAATTACCAACAACCCATTTTCAAAACTGAAAATTTACAAACCAAAAAAGAAATCAATGGATGATGAGAGACAAGCTTTTACTATTGAACAACGAGATTTAATTATCCAAACTTTTGAACAACATCCGTTACATTCGCACTATGCGCCCTTAGTTAAATTTTTATTTTGGACTGGTGTTCGACCTGGTGAAGCTTTTGCATTGACTTGGGAAGACATTGATAACATCTGTTGCCGAATTACAATTAACAAGTCCTGCAATGTACACAAAATTAAAAAATCAACAAAGAACAATAAAAAGCGCGTATTTCGCTGTCGAGTTGGCTCAAAGCTTCAAAATCTACTTTTGAGTATTCGTCCTACACATTGCAATCCTGCAAATCTAGTTTTCTTAAGTAAGTCAAATCAGCCGATGAACAGCGCTATCATGTTTGGGTTTTGGAACGAGTGGAAATCTGGCAAGTCAAAATACTGTGGCGTCGTCAAGTCTCTTGCCAATGCTGGCAAGATTCCTTATTTAAAGCCCTACGCTACCCGCCATACTTTTGTTACTTGGGCAATTAGCAGTGGCACTAGCCCGGATAAAGTCGCATTGTGGATTGGTGACACCGTAGAAACAGTTTTGAAACACTACTGTCATCCAGAAATAATTGAAGCTGAATGCCCAGATTTTTAA
- a CDS encoding GlsB/YeaQ/YmgE family stress response membrane protein: MNILAWIVLGLIAGAIAKAIYPGHQGGGILGTILLGIIGAFVGGSLGVFFSTGTLALAAPTFSIPGILVAVLGAIVAVFLWNLINRSSAV; the protein is encoded by the coding sequence ATGAATATTCTTGCTTGGATTGTTTTAGGTCTAATTGCTGGTGCCATTGCTAAGGCTATCTACCCAGGTCATCAAGGCGGCGGAATTTTAGGAACCATTTTGTTAGGAATCATCGGTGCTTTTGTTGGCGGTAGTTTGGGCGTATTCTTCAGTACAGGGACTTTAGCTCTAGCGGCTCCTACTTTCAGCATCCCCGGTATTTTAGTTGCAGTTCTGGGTGCAATCGTCGCAGTCTTCTTGTGGAATTTAATCAACCGCAGTAGTGCTGTGTAA
- a CDS encoding FdhF/YdeP family oxidoreductase, translating to MLPKPKKRWTPSLWASWKPFGIGEQYPNNYWEVFRAIWLSRHKLPYAWNILNKGVCDGCALGTTGMKDWTVEGIHVCNVRLRLLQMNTMSALNPELLQDVGQLQTKKSAELRELGRLPYPMIRRRSEKGFNRVSWDEALEVIASKIKATTSDRLSFYITSRGTVNETYYATQKAVRAMGTNNIDNAARICHSPSTAGLKASLGAAATTCSYKDWIGTDLLVFIGSNVANNQPVTVKYLHNAKKAGTKIVVINTYREPGMERYWVPSIVESAIFGTKFAEDFFLVNMGGDMAFLHGTIKQMIAHDWIDQSFIEKHTANFEELKAFLETQSWEELERLSGSSQDEMYAFAKMVGEADKAVFVWSMGITQHSGGEDNVRAIINLALTKGFVGREGCGLMPIRGHSGVQGGAEMGCYATVFPGGKEINPENATKLSQLWGFEVPTTKGLIAPEMIDAAFDGQLDVLFSVGGNFLEVLPEPDYVEDALKRVPLRVHMDIVLSSQMLVEPADTVVLLPATTRYEVPGGVTETSTERRIIFSPEIPGSRIGEARPEWEVFTELAKRVVETRYIASLHFDDTIAIRQEIAQVVPQYAGIQHLKEAGDQFQYGGSHLCFGWNFPTKDGKAHFAVMSHRERKLPEGCFLVSTRRGKQFNSMVQESKDAITGAMREAVLISREDADKLKLKNGDAVILKNELGSFSGKVYIAPINPGNLQIHWPEGNILLDRSKRSLEGVPDYNAVVRLESLESISLN from the coding sequence ATGTTGCCTAAACCCAAAAAGCGTTGGACACCTTCACTCTGGGCAAGTTGGAAGCCCTTTGGTATTGGCGAACAATACCCCAACAACTATTGGGAGGTATTTCGAGCAATTTGGCTGTCACGACACAAACTTCCTTATGCGTGGAATATCTTAAATAAGGGTGTTTGCGATGGTTGCGCTTTGGGTACAACCGGGATGAAAGATTGGACTGTAGAGGGAATTCATGTCTGCAATGTTCGCTTGCGGTTGTTGCAGATGAATACTATGTCAGCTTTAAATCCCGAATTGCTGCAAGATGTTGGGCAATTGCAAACTAAAAAAAGTGCCGAATTGCGGGAGTTGGGAAGGCTTCCTTATCCAATGATTCGCCGACGCTCTGAAAAAGGCTTTAATAGAGTTAGCTGGGATGAAGCTTTAGAAGTAATTGCTAGTAAAATTAAGGCGACAACAAGCGATCGCCTGAGTTTCTATATTACCAGTCGCGGCACTGTTAACGAAACTTATTACGCTACCCAAAAAGCTGTCCGGGCAATGGGAACTAACAATATTGATAACGCTGCCCGGATTTGTCATTCTCCCAGCACGGCAGGATTGAAAGCTTCTCTTGGTGCAGCAGCTACGACTTGTTCTTATAAAGACTGGATTGGCACTGATTTGTTAGTCTTTATTGGTTCCAATGTTGCGAACAATCAGCCTGTCACCGTCAAATATCTTCACAATGCCAAGAAAGCCGGCACAAAAATTGTGGTAATTAACACTTACCGCGAACCGGGGATGGAGCGCTACTGGGTGCCTTCAATTGTCGAAAGTGCGATTTTCGGGACAAAGTTCGCCGAAGATTTCTTTTTGGTGAACATGGGCGGAGATATGGCATTTTTACATGGTACAATCAAGCAGATGATTGCTCACGACTGGATAGATCAGTCCTTTATAGAAAAGCATACAGCAAACTTTGAAGAACTAAAAGCATTTCTAGAAACTCAATCTTGGGAAGAGTTAGAGCGACTTTCTGGAAGCAGCCAAGATGAAATGTACGCCTTTGCGAAAATGGTTGGCGAAGCTGATAAAGCTGTCTTTGTCTGGAGTATGGGCATTACACAGCATTCTGGCGGTGAAGACAATGTACGTGCCATCATCAACTTAGCTCTCACTAAAGGTTTTGTCGGTCGGGAAGGTTGCGGTTTAATGCCAATTCGCGGTCACTCTGGGGTGCAAGGTGGTGCAGAGATGGGATGTTACGCTACGGTGTTTCCCGGTGGAAAGGAAATCAACCCAGAAAATGCAACTAAGTTAAGTCAGCTTTGGGGATTTGAAGTACCCACTACCAAAGGTTTAATTGCTCCAGAAATGATTGATGCGGCATTCGATGGGCAATTAGATGTATTATTTTCCGTGGGGGGCAATTTTCTGGAAGTCTTGCCAGAACCCGATTATGTAGAAGATGCACTGAAGCGCGTGCCGTTGCGAGTGCATATGGACATTGTTTTGTCAAGTCAAATGCTTGTGGAACCCGCAGATACGGTAGTGCTGTTACCCGCAACGACTCGCTATGAAGTACCTGGGGGAGTAACTGAAACTAGCACCGAACGGAGAATCATTTTCAGTCCAGAAATTCCCGGTTCCCGCATTGGGGAAGCACGTCCGGAGTGGGAAGTATTTACGGAGTTAGCAAAACGGGTTGTAGAGACGCGATATATCGCGTCTCTACATTTTGATGATACAATAGCTATTCGCCAAGAAATTGCTCAAGTAGTTCCACAGTATGCTGGTATTCAACATCTAAAAGAAGCCGGCGACCAATTTCAATATGGTGGTTCGCATTTGTGCTTTGGCTGGAATTTCCCCACAAAAGATGGAAAAGCACACTTTGCGGTAATGTCGCATCGAGAAAGAAAATTACCAGAGGGCTGTTTTTTGGTATCGACGCGCCGAGGTAAACAATTTAATAGTATGGTACAAGAAAGCAAGGATGCAATTACCGGCGCAATGCGAGAAGCGGTGTTGATAAGTCGCGAAGATGCTGATAAATTAAAGTTGAAAAATGGCGATGCTGTTATTTTAAAGAATGAACTTGGTAGTTTTTCGGGTAAGGTCTATATTGCACCAATTAATCCGGGAAATTTGCAGATTCACTGGCCCGAAGGGAATATATTATTGGATAGAAGTAAGCGATCGCTTGAAGGAGTTCCAGATTACAATGCCGTAGTGCGTTTAGAAAGCTTGGAATCTATCTCGCTAAACTAA
- the ylqF gene encoding ribosome biogenesis GTPase YlqF translates to MSITQNYKLNLIQWYPGHIAKAEKKLKEQLKRVDVVLEVRDARIPLATNHPQMTEWVGSKERVLVLNRVDMITPIARSLWTDWFQRQGEVPYFTNAQQGQGVNAVSKAAQAAGVEINKRRSDRGMLPRPVRAVVIGFPNVGKSALINRLVGKRVVESAARPGVTRSLRWVRISEQLELLDAPGVIPLKLEDQEAALKLAICDDIGEASYDNQLVASALADLLLYLEAVATNVLPKKPLETRYELDPTTDTGEAYLHALAEHRFKGDVERTARQLLTDFRKGFLGTIPLELPPNALTSFSSIF, encoded by the coding sequence ATGTCAATAACTCAAAATTATAAATTAAACCTGATTCAATGGTATCCCGGTCACATTGCCAAAGCTGAAAAGAAGCTTAAAGAACAGCTAAAGCGTGTAGATGTGGTGCTGGAAGTACGAGATGCACGCATACCTTTAGCGACAAACCATCCGCAAATGACTGAGTGGGTGGGAAGTAAAGAGCGGGTGTTGGTGTTAAACCGAGTAGATATGATTACACCAATAGCGCGATCGCTTTGGACAGATTGGTTTCAGCGTCAAGGTGAAGTGCCTTATTTTACCAATGCCCAACAAGGTCAAGGTGTGAATGCGGTATCAAAAGCAGCACAAGCAGCAGGAGTAGAGATAAATAAAAGAAGAAGCGATCGCGGAATGCTACCCCGTCCCGTCCGCGCTGTAGTCATTGGTTTTCCCAACGTCGGTAAATCAGCTTTGATTAACCGCTTAGTGGGAAAGCGAGTAGTTGAAAGTGCTGCTCGTCCTGGTGTAACTCGTTCGTTGCGCTGGGTGCGAATTTCTGAGCAATTAGAATTGCTTGATGCTCCAGGTGTCATCCCCCTAAAGTTAGAAGACCAAGAAGCCGCATTAAAGTTAGCGATTTGTGACGATATTGGCGAAGCATCTTATGATAATCAACTAGTAGCATCAGCACTCGCAGATTTACTATTATATTTAGAAGCCGTAGCGACTAACGTTTTACCGAAAAAACCCTTAGAGACTCGCTACGAACTCGACCCCACAACCGACACCGGAGAAGCATATTTACACGCTTTAGCAGAACATCGCTTCAAAGGGGATGTCGAGCGTACCGCAAGACAACTTTTAACCGATTTTCGCAAAGGATTTCTCGGTACAATTCCCTTAGAATTACCACCTAATGCACTAACAAGCTTTTCCAGCATTTTTTGA
- a CDS encoding cobalt-precorrin-6A reductase, with product MKRVLILGGTGDAAELAAKAANLPGIEVMVSLAGRTRQPKDVAGNIRIGGFGGVAGLSAYLRDEKIDLLIDATHPFAAQISLNAAASAAEVGIGALMLVRPMWERVIGDNWIEVESIEAAALKLSDRVLRVFLTIGRQELAAFAHIEDIWFLMRMIDPPQPNTLVPKGLLLYDRGPFTLASERQLLIQHAIDTVVSKNSGGDATYAKIIAARELNIPVVMVQRPAVPQGDRVANVEAALNWLISHLK from the coding sequence ATGAAGCGGGTATTAATTCTGGGTGGAACGGGTGATGCGGCTGAATTAGCGGCAAAAGCGGCAAATCTTCCAGGAATTGAGGTGATGGTGTCCCTCGCTGGTCGCACTCGTCAACCAAAAGATGTGGCAGGAAATATACGGATTGGTGGCTTTGGTGGTGTAGCTGGATTAAGTGCATATCTGCGTGATGAAAAAATTGATTTGCTAATTGATGCTACTCATCCGTTTGCAGCGCAAATCTCGCTGAATGCGGCTGCATCTGCGGCTGAGGTTGGCATAGGTGCGTTGATGTTGGTGCGCCCGATGTGGGAGCGAGTTATAGGAGATAATTGGATAGAAGTTGAAAGTATTGAAGCTGCTGCTTTGAAGTTAAGCGATCGCGTTTTGCGAGTTTTCCTCACAATTGGCAGACAAGAACTTGCGGCTTTTGCCCACATAGAGGATATTTGGTTTCTCATGCGGATGATTGACCCGCCACAACCGAATACTTTAGTACCAAAAGGTTTACTTTTATATGATAGGGGACCTTTCACACTGGCTTCGGAACGACAATTGTTGATTCAGCACGCGATCGACACTGTTGTAAGTAAGAATAGCGGTGGTGATGCGACTTACGCCAAGATTATTGCTGCACGAGAGTTGAATATCCCTGTAGTGATGGTACAGCGTCCGGCTGTTCCGCAGGGCGATCGCGTTGCAAATGTCGAAGCTGCGTTAAATTGGTTGATTAGTCATCTGAAGTGA
- the fdhD gene encoding formate dehydrogenase accessory sulfurtransferase FdhD: MTKPPASKTKATVWVVEKGKVRSKLDQLTTEEPLEIRLVCPQKTIAVTMRSPGADFELAAGFLYNEGVIYSRKDIQRISYCVEGEQRYNIVNVALTEGLIPDLQPLERHFYTTSACGVCGKASLEALRLRSGSVILPVPTITPEIIYSLPEKLRSAQAIFTATGSLHAAALFDAQGNLLKLREDIGRHNALDKLIGSALLADELPLNDRILMVSGRSSFEILQKSTVAGIPIVCAVSAPSSLAVSVALEFGITLIGFLREERFNVYSGLERICTT; encoded by the coding sequence ATGACAAAGCCTCCAGCAAGCAAAACTAAAGCTACTGTCTGGGTAGTGGAAAAAGGGAAAGTGCGTTCTAAACTAGATCAATTGACTACCGAGGAACCTTTAGAAATTCGGTTAGTTTGTCCCCAAAAGACAATTGCTGTGACGATGCGATCGCCTGGAGCAGATTTTGAACTAGCTGCCGGTTTTCTCTACAACGAAGGCGTAATTTATTCTAGAAAAGATATCCAACGCATCAGCTATTGTGTTGAGGGCGAACAGCGTTACAACATCGTCAATGTCGCTTTAACAGAAGGATTAATTCCAGATTTACAGCCTTTGGAAAGACACTTCTACACTACCAGCGCCTGTGGAGTTTGCGGTAAAGCTAGCCTTGAAGCTTTACGCCTGCGATCTGGCTCAGTAATTCTTCCAGTTCCCACAATCACGCCTGAGATTATTTATAGCTTACCAGAAAAACTGCGATCGGCTCAAGCTATTTTTACCGCAACTGGAAGTTTGCACGCTGCGGCTTTATTTGATGCTCAAGGAAATCTGTTGAAGTTGCGGGAAGATATTGGGCGTCACAATGCTTTGGATAAATTGATTGGTTCGGCATTGCTGGCTGACGAGTTGCCCTTAAATGATCGTATTCTCATGGTGAGCGGACGCTCTAGCTTTGAGATTTTACAAAAATCTACAGTTGCGGGGATTCCTATTGTCTGTGCAGTTTCTGCTCCTAGCAGTTTAGCAGTATCTGTGGCGCTTGAATTTGGAATTACCTTAATTGGATTTTTGCGTGAGGAACGTTTCAACGTGTACTCTGGTTTGGAGAGGATATGTACTACCTAA
- a CDS encoding pentapeptide repeat-containing protein produces MKNIISIALNSWSQQKQQPVLLFDSVAAACDVAFILGGQWDGCNGVVMSKCDEVAVNTAANLVSAKWCYSGTYKACLASLKSDELIKRYAAGERNFINANLRCAMLVSVKLSEANLSYAKLNLANLSKADLSKIDLTAADLSEANLSAADLSQAYLVRTNLTKADLQLADLRRANLRGANLSEVNLSHADLGGANLASSDLRGANFHFSNLSGANLTGAKFIERDLEECLRNSSI; encoded by the coding sequence ATGAAAAATATTATATCGATTGCTTTGAATAGTTGGTCACAGCAAAAACAGCAGCCTGTTTTGCTATTTGACTCAGTAGCAGCGGCTTGTGATGTTGCTTTTATACTCGGCGGTCAGTGGGATGGCTGCAATGGTGTAGTGATGAGCAAATGTGATGAGGTAGCGGTTAACACTGCGGCTAATTTGGTGTCAGCAAAATGGTGTTATAGCGGGACATATAAAGCTTGTTTAGCTTCGTTGAAGAGTGATGAACTGATAAAGCGTTATGCAGCAGGAGAGAGGAATTTTATCAATGCTAACTTGAGGTGTGCAATGCTGGTATCTGTGAAGCTGAGTGAAGCTAATTTAAGTTATGCAAAGTTGAATTTGGCTAATTTAAGCAAAGCCGACTTAAGCAAAATTGATTTAACAGCGGCAGATTTAAGTGAAGCTAATTTGAGTGCAGCCGACCTGAGTCAGGCATACTTAGTCAGGACAAATTTAACTAAGGCAGATTTGCAACTAGCAGACTTGAGGAGGGCTAACTTAAGGGGGGCTAATTTAAGTGAAGTTAACTTAAGTCATGCAGACCTGGGAGGAGCGAATCTAGCGTCTTCAGACCTTAGAGGCGCAAATTTTCACTTTTCTAACTTGAGTGGGGCTAACTTGACAGGCGCGAAGTTTATAGAAAGAGACTTGGAAGAGTGCCTTAGAAACAGTAGTATTTAA
- a CDS encoding VOC family protein, translating to MVFQYTDAFVTTATNNLENLVIFYTILLKINPVKIIPNVYAEFQLPGVKLGIFKPKKTNESEFINSVKSKMSLCLEVSNLEDAIAHLTALGYPPPGEITTASHGREIYAYDPDGNRIILHQSKMGNGE from the coding sequence ATGGTCTTCCAATATACTGATGCTTTCGTCACCACAGCCACGAATAATCTGGAGAATTTAGTAATTTTTTATACTATTTTATTGAAAATAAACCCAGTAAAAATTATCCCAAATGTTTATGCTGAGTTTCAACTACCAGGTGTAAAATTAGGTATTTTCAAACCAAAAAAGACTAATGAATCTGAATTTATTAACTCAGTTAAAAGTAAGATGAGTTTGTGTTTAGAGGTGAGTAACTTAGAAGATGCGATCGCTCACCTTACTGCTTTAGGTTATCCCCCACCAGGAGAAATCACAACCGCTTCTCACGGTAGAGAAATTTACGCTTACGATCCTGATGGCAATAGAATAATTTTGCATCAATCTAAAATGGGTAATGGGGAATAG
- a CDS encoding Uma2 family endonuclease, with protein MSVAPDFQPPFDVIFPPGDLYSDEPPLESELHLRQIILLLQSLELWWHRNDFYAAGNLTVYYSPRQRKSEEFRGPDFFVVLECERKVRKSWVVWEEDGKYPNLIVELLSDSTASTDKGLKKQIYQDIFRTPEYFWFDPNNLEFAGFILLGGIYRPIEPNSQGWLWSQQLNLYLGVRENKLRYFTPEGQLIPTPEELAQQQTQKADRLAAKLRELNIDPDNI; from the coding sequence ATGTCCGTCGCCCCAGATTTTCAACCCCCATTTGATGTAATATTTCCTCCAGGGGATTTATATAGTGACGAACCACCTTTGGAAAGCGAATTACATTTACGGCAGATAATTCTGCTATTACAATCTTTAGAATTGTGGTGGCATCGCAATGACTTTTACGCTGCGGGTAATTTGACCGTTTATTACAGTCCACGTCAGCGCAAATCAGAAGAGTTCAGGGGACCAGATTTTTTTGTCGTCTTGGAATGTGAACGCAAAGTTCGTAAAAGTTGGGTTGTTTGGGAAGAAGACGGCAAATATCCAAATCTGATTGTAGAACTTCTCTCAGATTCTACAGCGTCTACTGACAAAGGCTTGAAAAAACAGATTTATCAAGATATCTTTCGCACTCCCGAATACTTCTGGTTTGACCCGAATAATTTAGAATTTGCTGGGTTTATTTTACTTGGTGGTATTTATCGACCGATAGAACCTAATTCCCAAGGATGGTTGTGGAGTCAACAGCTAAACTTGTATTTGGGTGTTCGGGAAAATAAATTGCGCTACTTTACCCCAGAAGGACAGTTAATTCCTACACCCGAAGAACTTGCTCAACAACAAACCCAAAAAGCCGATCGCCTAGCCGCAAAACTGCGAGAATTGAATATTGACCCAGATAATATCTAA